In Macadamia integrifolia cultivar HAES 741 chromosome 1, SCU_Mint_v3, whole genome shotgun sequence, a single window of DNA contains:
- the LOC122082859 gene encoding probable inactive receptor kinase At5g10020: MHLHLLLLILPLLFFGVLGSEDEVQALLEFKKGIFDDPLGRVLNSWDGSSVALNGCPQSWYGIDCDDGSGSVTALVLDELNLSGDLKFSTLIGLKMLKNLSLSGNFFTGRLVPGMGGLSSLQYLDLSRNQFSGPIPGRINDLWGLTYLNLSSNNFSGGHPTGIRNLRQLKFLDLHSNQLWGDIGDLLSELRNVEYVDLSFNEFYGGLSLAAENISSLSNTIRYVNMSHNRLSGEFFSNVSLNLLRNLVVLDLGDNQLTGQLPKINSLPNLNILRLGNNRLYGSIQEELLGDSIPLEELDLSNNWFSGSIQGIKSPNLKVLNLSSNLLAGSLPSNLGGCVILDLSKNMISGDISTVQSWGDTMEVIDLSSNSLSGSFPNLTTQFQNLTSIKIRNNSLVGDLPSALGSCPRLSAVDFSLNGLTGCIPTSFFTLLSLTYLNLSGNHFTGSIPLQGPHATESLSSPSYSHIESLDLSSNSLTGSLPSAIGNMGGLKLLNLAKNSLSGQLPSELNKLNGLEYLDLSSNHFSGWIPDRLPSTLKFFNVSYNDLSGTVPGNLWHFPPNSFHPGNPSLISPTDTATQSNGSGGFHGGGQRHNSKTSIRLAIALASVGAVVMIAFVLLAYYRGHLQEFPGRSGISGQTMGRDIKLGRFARPSRLKFQKSIDPAPTSLSFSSDHLLTSNARSMSGFIIGTAERGLTEEIEAGPESIKPDIPDNHPPTSGWNSSPGSTLPSSPRFIEACEQPAMLNVYSPDRLVGELFFLDSSLGFTAEELSRAPAEVLGRSSHGTLYKATLDNGHILTVKWLRIGLVKHKKEFAKEAKKIGSIRHPNIVPLRAYYWGPREQERLIVADYVRGDSMALHLYETTPQRYSPSSFSQRLKIAIDVARCLTYLHDNGLPHGNLKPTNILLTGRDLTARITDYGLHRLMTPPGTAEQILNLGALGYRAPELSTAAKPLPTFKADVYSFGVILMELLTRRSAGDIISGQTGAVDLTDWVRLCAHEGRGMHCFDRDIASGEEPIKAMDDLLAISLRCVLPVNERPNMRQVFEDLCSISV; the protein is encoded by the exons ATGCATCTTCATTTGCTGTTGCTGATTCTACCTCTGCTGTTCTTCGGAGTTTTGGGTTCTGAAGATGAAGTCCAAGCGCTTCTCGAGTTTAAGAAAGGGATCTTTGACGATCCCCTTGGGCGTGTACTCAATTCATGGGACGGCAGTTCAGTGGCACTCAACGGTTGTCCTCAGAGCTGGTATGGGATTGACTGCGACGACGGTTCTGGTTCAGTCACGGCTCTTGTTCTCGATGAACTGAATTTGTCCGGAGATTTAAAGTTCTCTACCTTGATTGGGCTCAAAATGCTGAAGAATCTCAGCCTCTCTGGGAACTTCTTTACTGGTCGACTGGTCCCGGGCATGGGAGGGTTGAGTTCTCTGCAGTATTTGGATCTGTCCAGGAATCAGTTCTCCGGCCCCATCCCTGGTAGGATTAACGATCTCTGGGGTTTGACCTATCTCAACCTCTCTTCCAACAACTTCAGTGGTGGACACCCGACTGGAATCAGGAATCTTCGGCAGTTGAAGTTCTTGGATTTACATTCTAATCAACTTTGGGGCGACATTGGAGATTTGTTGTCGGAGTTGCGCAATGTTGAATACGTTGATTTGAGCTTTAATGAGTTCTATGGAGGTCTTTCGTTGGCCGCGGAAAACATTTCCAGCTTGTCTAATACGATTCGGTATGTGAATATGAGTCACAATAGATTGAGTGGGGAATTCTTTTCGAATGTTTCACTGAATTTGTTAAGGAACTTGGTCGTTTTGGACCTTGGGGACAATCAGCTTACTGGACAGCTCCCGAAAATCAACTCATTGCCTAACCTGAATATTTTACGGCTTGGAAACAATCGGTTGTACGGATCCATTCAGGAAGAGCTGCTGGGCGATTCTATTCCGCTGGAGGAACTGGATCTAAGCAACAATTGGTTTTCAG GTTCAATTCAGGGAATCAAGTCTCCTAATTTGAAAGTTTTGAATCTTTCATCAAATTTGCTGGCTGGATCACTGCCTTCCAATTTAGGAGGATGTGTGATTCTGGATTTGAGCAAAAACATGATTTCTGGTGACATATCAACTGTGCAAAGTTGGGGGGACACTATGGAGGTTATCGATTTGAGTTCAAATTCTTTGTCAGGCAGCTTTCCAAATCTGACTACCCAGTTTCAGAACTTGACTTCTATTAAGATTAGAAATAATTCCTTGGTAGGTGACCTTCCTTCGGCATTAGGGTCCTGTCCAAGACTTTCTGCAGTTGACTTCAGTTTGAATGGTCTTACAGGGTGTATTCCGACTAGTTTCTTCACCTTGTTGTCCTTAACATACCTGAATCTCTCAGGAAATCACTTTACTGGGTCAATCCCTCTTCAAGGCCCACATGCCACTGAATCATTATCTTCACCTTCTTATTCACATATCGAATCCCTTGATCTCTCCAGTAATTCATTAACTGGTTCCTTGCCTTCTGCAATAGGTAATATGGGTGGGCTTAAGTTGCTAAACCTTGCAAAGAACAGCTTGTCTGGACAGCTACCAAGTGAACTTAATAAACTTAATGGCTTGGAGTACCTCGACTTATCAAGCAATCATTTCAGTGGTTGGATTCCTGATAGGCTTCCATCGACTCTTAAGTTTTTCAATGTGTCCTATAATGATCTCTCTGGTACTGTTCCTGGAAATTTGTGGCATTTCCCCCCTAATTCATTTCATCCTGGAAATCCTTCACTAATCTCCCCAACTGACACGGCTACACAGAGCAATGGGTCTGGGGGTTTTCATGGTGGTGGGCAACGTCACAATTCAAAAACTAGTATCAGACTGGCGATTGCTCTTGCTTCTGTTGGGGCAGTGGTGATGATTGCCTTTGTTTTACTGGCATATTATCGAGGGCACTTGCAAGAGTTCCCTGGAAGAAGTGGGATTAGTGGGCAAACTATGGGGAGGGATATTAAGCTGGGAAGATTTGCTCGACCATCTCGTTTAAAGTTCCAGAAAAGTATTGACCCCGCTCCAACTTCGTTAAGTTTTTCAAGTGATCACTTGCTAACTTCAAATGCAAGGTCAATGTCTGGGTTCATAATTGGAACAGCAGAGCGTGGTTTGACTGAGGAAATAGAAGCAGGTCCTGAGTCTATAAAGCCTGATATTCCAGATAATCATCCTCCAACCTCCGGATGGAATTCCTCACCAGGGTCCACCTTGCCTTCGTCACCCCGTTTTATTGAGGCTTGTGAGCAACCGGCGATGTTAAATGTGTACTCACCAGATCGATTAGTTGGAGAGCTATTTTTCCTGGACAGCTCATTAGGATTCACAGCTGAGGAGTTGTCTCGGGCACCAGCAGAAGTTCTTGGTAGAAGCAGCCATGGGACTTTATACAAGGCTACCCTAGATAATGGACATATTTTGACTGTGAAGTGGTTGCGAATAGGACTCGTCAAACATAAGAAAGAATTCGCTAAGGAAGCTAAAAAAATTGGATCTATTAGACATCCAAACATTGTTCCTCTAAGAGCATATTATTGGGGGCCCCGGGAACAAGAAAGGCTGATTGTAGCGGATTATGTCCGTGGAGATAGCATGGCCCTACATCTCTATG AGACAACTCCTCAAAGGTACTCCCCATCGTCATTTAGTCAGAGACTAAAAATTGCAATTGACGTTGCTCGGTGTCTAACATACCTCCATGATAATGGCCTCCCTCATGGCAACCTAAAGCCAACAAATATACTCCTAACTGGCCGTGATCTTACTGCTCGCATCACAGATTATGGTCTCCATCGTCTCATGACACCTCCTGGAACTGCAGAGCAGATCTTAAATTTGGGAGCACTTGGTTACCGGGCCCCAGAGCTTTCAACTGCGGCTAAACCTTTGCCAACCTTTAAGGCCGATGTCTATTCATTTGGGGTGATACTGATGGAACTGTTAACTAGAAGAAGTGCCGGTGACATTATTTCTGGCCAGACAGGTGCAGTAGATCTTACAGATTGGGTCCGACTTTGTGCCCATGAAGGACGAGGAATGCATTGCTTTGACAGAGACATTGCTAGTGGAGAAGAACCTATTAAAGCAATGGATGACTTGCTTGCCATATCACTGAGGTGTGTTCTTCCTGTGAATGAGAGGCCTAACATGAGACAAGTTTTTGAGGATCTCTGTTCTATATCTGTTTGA